The following are encoded in a window of Proteiniborus sp. DW1 genomic DNA:
- the smc gene encoding chromosome segregation protein SMC, protein MYLKKIEIQGFKSFADKTEIEFKGGITAVVGPNGSGKSNVSDALRWVLGEQSAKTLRGSKMEDVIFSGTNNRKPTGFAEVTLVLDNKDGSLPIDYTEVSVTRRVFRSGESEYYINKNSCRLKDVRELFMDTGVGKDGYSIIGQGRIDEILSTKSEDRRMIFEEAAGIVKYKTRKEEAEKKLEKTKENLLRINDIISELENQIGPLQNQSEKAKEYLLLSENLKDLEVSLFVREYDRLKEEISHLEAQRELVISQLKYNEEKRNAFENKYNKVKNEIDKMDAKIEELQSSKYSTQNTIEKHEGELKLSRERIFYLEKETERLLSEIELTKKQIEDSNKKENEELNYKQELEKETEALNKQLKNKALELDSLINSMKETEDSIENKKGDLVQYLNQIADRKSKLNSISTFSKSINKRIEQIEHDIKSIRLQSEENSKLANSISEELTKYKSSLEELNREKKEKVIIREQITREQEALKSNADNIKGQIHGKLSNLKLLLEMKDEYEGYYKSVKNTLIACKSDKKLGKGVKGVVAELIRVDKRYERAIEVALGSSLQNIVTETQEDAKVIIDFLKKNKLGRVTFLPISSMKARGLSIAEKGRIQCKGFIGVASELINFHSDYNTIFENLLGRVLIVETLDDGIILSKQTGHQYKIVSLDGEILSPGGSMTGGSFNSSNTNILGRDRQINELEEELKELNSNYSNIIKKIQDYQKEKAELETRILDIDNEINNINVTLVKLENKYNQFITDNERNDTLIKKYMREQNQLSNENYTSNVDISDLESEIIDLDEKAKLIQIKIEELTKEFEKQKNIKDSLINENTELQVKIATMKQEIKTTTESINNYISIRFKLEEDLKRKVMEQENNREEITKERARVDSLAEDKKKLSEELLEYDIKLDEVKVERNNFMQAYYTDQEKLNEMNRTINELQKSISSLELKQEKYNLQLDNINSKLWEEYEMTYQMALKYKKEIENVTRFQNEIRELKNKIRSLGNINLDSIEEFVKVSERYEFLSAQKKDLIEAKESLDVVIKDMKLKMKQQFKESFDIIKANFSDVFVKLFGGGKADVFLEDEENVLTSGIEIIAQPPGKKLQSLSLLSGGERALTAIALLFAILKTKPTPFCILDEIEAALDDANVYRYADYLREFSKETQFIVITHRKGTMECADSLYGITMEEEGVSKLISVKLTEKNDEKAS, encoded by the coding sequence TTGTATCTTAAAAAAATTGAGATTCAGGGCTTTAAATCCTTTGCAGATAAAACTGAAATTGAATTTAAGGGCGGTATTACAGCTGTTGTAGGACCCAATGGAAGCGGAAAAAGTAATGTTTCAGATGCTTTACGTTGGGTTCTAGGTGAACAAAGTGCAAAAACATTAAGAGGAAGTAAAATGGAGGATGTTATTTTCTCTGGTACCAATAACAGAAAACCTACTGGATTTGCAGAGGTAACATTAGTATTAGACAACAAAGATGGAAGTCTCCCCATAGACTATACAGAAGTTAGTGTTACACGTAGAGTATTTAGGTCAGGTGAAAGTGAATATTATATCAATAAAAACTCATGCAGACTAAAGGATGTAAGAGAACTTTTTATGGATACAGGTGTTGGTAAAGATGGATATTCAATTATTGGACAAGGTAGAATAGATGAAATATTAAGTACAAAATCCGAAGATAGAAGGATGATATTTGAGGAAGCAGCTGGAATAGTAAAGTATAAGACTAGGAAGGAAGAAGCAGAAAAAAAATTAGAGAAGACAAAGGAAAATTTATTAAGAATAAATGATATTATAAGTGAACTTGAAAACCAAATTGGGCCTTTGCAAAATCAATCAGAAAAAGCAAAGGAATATCTATTGCTTTCAGAAAATCTAAAGGATTTAGAAGTTAGTCTTTTTGTTAGAGAGTACGATAGATTAAAAGAAGAAATAAGCCATTTAGAAGCCCAAAGAGAGTTAGTTATTTCACAACTTAAATATAACGAGGAAAAAAGAAATGCTTTTGAAAATAAATATAATAAGGTAAAAAATGAAATAGATAAAATGGATGCAAAAATAGAGGAGCTTCAAAGTTCAAAATATTCAACTCAAAATACAATTGAAAAACATGAAGGTGAATTGAAGCTAAGTAGAGAAAGAATATTTTATCTAGAAAAAGAAACAGAAAGACTTTTAAGTGAAATAGAGTTAACTAAAAAGCAAATTGAGGATTCAAATAAAAAAGAAAATGAAGAATTAAACTATAAACAGGAGCTCGAAAAAGAAACTGAGGCTTTGAATAAACAACTAAAAAATAAGGCTCTAGAATTAGATAGTCTAATCAATAGTATGAAAGAAACAGAAGATAGCATTGAGAATAAGAAGGGAGATTTAGTTCAATACCTAAACCAAATTGCAGATAGAAAAAGCAAATTAAATAGCATATCTACATTTAGTAAAAGTATCAATAAAAGAATAGAGCAAATAGAACATGATATTAAGAGTATTAGATTGCAGAGTGAAGAAAATAGTAAGCTAGCTAATAGCATTTCTGAAGAATTAACTAAATATAAAAGTAGCTTAGAGGAACTGAATAGAGAAAAAAAAGAAAAAGTAATTATTAGGGAGCAAATTACAAGGGAACAAGAAGCATTAAAGTCTAATGCTGATAATATAAAGGGTCAAATTCATGGGAAATTATCAAACTTGAAATTGCTTCTTGAAATGAAGGATGAATATGAAGGCTATTATAAAAGTGTAAAAAATACTCTAATAGCATGTAAAAGTGATAAAAAACTAGGGAAAGGTGTAAAAGGAGTAGTTGCTGAACTTATTAGAGTAGACAAGCGATATGAAAGGGCTATTGAAGTAGCTTTAGGATCATCACTGCAAAATATAGTTACAGAAACTCAAGAAGATGCCAAAGTTATAATTGATTTCTTAAAAAAGAATAAGCTTGGAAGAGTGACATTTTTGCCTATTTCTTCTATGAAAGCTAGGGGATTAAGTATAGCAGAAAAAGGTAGAATACAATGTAAAGGTTTTATAGGAGTTGCATCAGAATTAATTAATTTTCATAGTGATTACAATACTATATTTGAAAACTTACTAGGCAGAGTGTTAATAGTGGAAACCTTAGACGATGGAATCATACTTTCAAAACAAACTGGGCATCAATATAAAATAGTCTCTCTCGATGGTGAAATACTTAGCCCTGGGGGTTCGATGACAGGTGGAAGCTTTAATTCTAGTAATACAAATATATTAGGAAGAGATAGACAGATAAATGAACTAGAAGAAGAATTAAAGGAGTTAAATAGTAACTATTCAAACATTATCAAAAAAATACAGGATTATCAGAAAGAAAAAGCTGAGTTAGAAACTAGAATTTTAGATATTGATAATGAAATTAATAATATCAATGTTACATTGGTTAAATTAGAAAATAAGTATAATCAGTTTATTACGGACAATGAGAGAAATGATACATTGATAAAAAAATATATGAGGGAACAAAACCAGCTTTCAAATGAAAATTATACTTCAAATGTTGATATTAGCGATTTAGAAAGCGAAATAATAGACTTAGATGAAAAAGCTAAGCTGATACAAATAAAAATAGAAGAGTTAACTAAAGAGTTTGAAAAGCAAAAAAATATAAAAGACAGTCTAATAAATGAGAACACAGAGCTACAAGTAAAAATAGCAACAATGAAACAGGAAATTAAAACTACAACTGAATCGATCAATAATTATATAAGCATTCGATTTAAGTTGGAAGAAGATCTTAAGAGAAAAGTTATGGAGCAGGAGAACAATAGGGAAGAAATAACTAAAGAAAGGGCTAGAGTAGATTCATTAGCTGAAGACAAAAAGAAACTATCAGAGGAACTTTTGGAATACGATATTAAGCTTGATGAAGTGAAGGTTGAAAGAAATAACTTTATGCAAGCCTATTATACAGACCAGGAAAAGCTTAATGAAATGAATAGAACAATTAATGAACTACAAAAGAGTATCTCATCTCTGGAATTAAAGCAAGAAAAGTATAATCTACAGCTGGATAATATAAATAGCAAGCTGTGGGAAGAATACGAAATGACTTATCAGATGGCACTAAAGTACAAGAAAGAAATTGAAAACGTGACAAGATTTCAAAATGAAATTCGGGAACTTAAAAATAAAATAAGAAGCTTAGGAAATATAAATTTAGATTCAATTGAAGAATTTGTAAAAGTAAGTGAAAGATACGAATTTTTATCAGCTCAAAAGAAAGATCTGATAGAGGCAAAGGAATCTTTAGATGTTGTAATTAAGGATATGAAATTAAAAATGAAACAACAGTTCAAGGAAAGCTTTGATATAATTAAAGCCAATTTCAGCGATGTCTTTGTGAAATTGTTTGGTGGTGGTAAGGCAGATGTGTTTTTGGAAGATGAAGAAAATGTTCTTACTAGTGGTATTGAAATAATTGCACAACCACCAGGAAAAAAACTCCAGAGTTTGTCCTTGTTGTCAGGTGGAGAGAGAGCATTGACAGCCATAGCTCTTTTATTTGCGATATTGAAAACTAAGCCAACACCATTTTGCATACTAGATGAGATAGAAGCTGCCCTTGATGATGCAAATGTATATAGGTATGCTGATTATTTAAGAGAATTTTCAAAAGAAACACAGTTTATTGTAATAACACATAGAAAAGGAACAATGGAATGTGCAGATTCCTTATATGGAATAACTATGGAAGAAGAAGGAGTTAG
- a CDS encoding radical SAM protein, whose translation MSIRHHIIPIFVPHIGCPHDCIFCNQRKIAQSKANFDTHSIRDTIDTYLSTIPETNEKLEIAFFGGSFTGIDMDIQRELLDIACDYKKRGLINRIRLSTRPDYIDGMRLDLLKQYNVDIIELGVQSMCPDVLQNSYRGHSDTDVANASKLIRKHGFILGLQMMTGLPGSDYEKEVFTAKQLINLKPSIVRIYPTLVIKETFLEKKYKEGTYIPLSLDEAIRICVDLLMLFNYNDINVIRIGLQPTDNIAENKDVIAGPFHPAFRQLVEGRIYREYLEILFANIQKINKSIQVYINKKEISNFVGQRSSNLIYLEERYGIKKVKVMAEDISKDYFFIVNEGIKHRVEVKELTKKYLLKKGLLVLS comes from the coding sequence ATGAGCATTAGACATCATATAATTCCAATATTTGTTCCTCATATCGGATGTCCTCATGACTGCATTTTTTGTAATCAGAGAAAAATAGCGCAGAGTAAAGCTAATTTTGATACACATAGTATAAGAGATACTATTGACACCTATTTAAGTACTATTCCTGAAACTAACGAAAAGCTAGAAATAGCTTTTTTTGGGGGCAGTTTCACAGGAATTGATATGGATATTCAAAGAGAGCTTTTAGATATAGCTTGTGACTATAAGAAAAGAGGTCTAATAAATAGGATTCGCCTATCCACAAGACCTGATTATATAGATGGCATGAGACTAGATTTATTGAAACAATATAATGTTGATATTATTGAACTAGGAGTCCAATCAATGTGTCCGGATGTTCTACAAAATAGTTATAGAGGTCATAGTGATACAGATGTAGCAAATGCATCAAAATTAATTAGGAAACATGGATTTATACTTGGTTTGCAAATGATGACTGGTCTTCCGGGAAGCGACTATGAAAAGGAAGTTTTTACTGCAAAACAACTTATTAACCTAAAACCTAGCATCGTGCGCATATATCCTACATTAGTTATCAAAGAAACATTTCTCGAAAAGAAATATAAAGAGGGGACTTATATTCCTTTGTCCTTAGATGAGGCTATAAGAATATGTGTTGATTTGTTGATGTTATTTAATTACAATGATATAAATGTTATTAGAATTGGATTACAACCTACTGATAATATTGCAGAAAATAAGGATGTAATAGCTGGACCTTTTCATCCCGCTTTTAGACAACTTGTTGAGGGAAGGATTTATAGAGAATATCTAGAGATTCTCTTTGCTAATATTCAAAAAATAAATAAATCTATTCAAGTATATATAAATAAAAAAGAGATATCAAACTTTGTAGGTCAAAGATCATCTAATTTAATATATTTAGAAGAAAGATATGGTATTAAAAAAGTAAAGGTTATGGCTGAAGATATTAGCAAGGATTATTTTTTTATAGTAAATGAAGGCATAAAACATAGGGTTGAAGTAAAAGAGCTTACAAAAAAGTACTTATTAAAAAAAGGTCTGCTTGTCCTAAGCTAG
- the rnc gene encoding ribonuclease III gives MRYVISTERLHLLNEIQTKIGYRFNNIDLLNWALTHSSYANEHKRFKITYNERLEFLGDSVLGLIVSDYIFNKYSNYPEGELTKLRATVVCEPSLSYVAKQINLGKYMLLGRGEEVTGGRERVSILADAFEALIGSIYLDGKFSNAKAFVLKFMTGIIENAVNGRELFIDYKTQLQEILQKKTKSKIEYKIISEEGPDHNKVFHTEVVVRNKTLGKGLGKSKKEAEQNAAKIALERMEKENEH, from the coding sequence ATGAGATATGTAATAAGCACTGAGAGGTTACACTTACTAAATGAAATCCAGACTAAAATAGGATACAGGTTTAATAACATCGATTTGTTAAACTGGGCATTGACACATAGTTCCTATGCAAATGAGCACAAAAGATTTAAGATTACTTACAATGAGAGACTTGAATTTTTAGGTGATTCTGTTTTAGGACTAATAGTAAGCGACTATATTTTTAATAAATATTCAAATTATCCAGAAGGTGAATTGACTAAGCTAAGGGCTACAGTTGTATGTGAACCTTCTCTTTCTTATGTGGCAAAACAAATCAACTTAGGCAAATACATGCTTTTAGGAAGAGGAGAAGAAGTAACGGGTGGGAGAGAGAGAGTTTCAATATTAGCAGATGCATTTGAAGCTTTAATAGGTTCAATTTACTTAGATGGAAAATTCAGCAATGCAAAAGCTTTTGTGTTAAAATTTATGACAGGGATCATTGAAAATGCAGTTAATGGAAGAGAGTTATTTATAGATTATAAGACACAACTTCAAGAAATTTTACAGAAAAAAACTAAATCCAAAATAGAGTATAAAATAATTTCTGAGGAAGGACCAGATCATAACAAAGTATTCCATACTGAAGTTGTAGTAAGAAATAAAACTTTAGGAAAGGGTTTAGGAAAAAGTAAAAAGGAAGCAGAGCAAAATGCAGCTAAAATAGCACTAGAAAGAATGGAAAAAGAAAATGAGCATTAG
- the fabF gene encoding beta-ketoacyl-ACP synthase II: protein MKKRVVITGLGIISPIGIGKNEFWNSLLNGKSGISHITRFDTEGYGTSIAGEVKGFEAENYMDKKEARKMDRFTQFAVAASKLAIEDANIDLDKVNNERLGVIIGSGIGGLETFEEQHQKLLEKGPRRVSPFFIPMMIGNMAAGQISIMLGARGINETIVTACASSTNAIGDAFKVIQRGDSDIIVTGGTEASITPMALAGFSAMKALSANNSEPTRASRPFDKNRDGFVMSEGAGILILEELQHALNRGANIYGEIIGYGSTADAYHITTPSDGGEGAARAMEIALKDAEISPDDVDYINAHGTSTSYNDALETAAIKRVFKEHAYKLKISSTKSMTGHLLGAAGGIEACVCSLALVNGYLPPTINYENYDEECDLNYIPNKGIFEEINIAVSNSLGFGGHNASIVIRVFKD from the coding sequence ATGAAAAAAAGAGTGGTTATTACAGGTTTAGGCATTATTAGTCCTATTGGAATTGGGAAAAACGAGTTTTGGAATTCTCTACTAAATGGGAAAAGTGGCATATCACATATTACTAGATTTGATACAGAGGGGTATGGCACATCAATAGCTGGAGAAGTTAAGGGTTTTGAGGCTGAGAACTATATGGATAAGAAAGAAGCTAGAAAGATGGACAGGTTTACTCAATTTGCTGTTGCTGCATCTAAGCTTGCAATAGAAGATGCTAATATTGATTTAGATAAGGTTAACAATGAAAGATTAGGTGTAATTATAGGCTCAGGTATTGGAGGCCTTGAAACCTTTGAAGAACAGCACCAAAAATTGCTAGAAAAAGGACCGAGACGAGTCAGTCCATTTTTCATACCAATGATGATTGGAAATATGGCAGCAGGGCAGATATCTATAATGTTAGGTGCAAGGGGTATAAACGAAACAATTGTAACTGCCTGTGCTTCATCAACAAATGCAATAGGAGATGCCTTTAAAGTAATACAAAGAGGTGATAGTGATATAATTGTTACGGGAGGGACAGAAGCTTCTATTACACCTATGGCTTTGGCAGGCTTCTCTGCAATGAAGGCATTATCAGCGAATAATTCTGAACCTACTAGAGCCAGTAGACCCTTTGATAAAAATAGAGATGGATTTGTAATGAGTGAAGGCGCTGGTATTTTAATTTTGGAAGAGCTACAGCATGCCCTAAATCGAGGCGCAAATATATATGGAGAAATAATAGGCTATGGTTCTACTGCAGACGCATACCACATTACTACACCATCTGATGGTGGGGAAGGAGCAGCTAGAGCTATGGAAATAGCCTTAAAAGATGCTGAAATTTCACCTGATGATGTGGATTATATTAATGCCCATGGTACCTCAACATCTTATAATGATGCTTTAGAAACTGCAGCTATCAAAAGAGTTTTTAAGGAACATGCTTACAAACTTAAAATTAGTTCTACGAAATCAATGACAGGTCATTTATTAGGAGCAGCAGGAGGTATAGAAGCGTGTGTATGTTCTCTAGCTTTAGTTAATGGATATTTACCTCCTACAATAAATTATGAAAACTATGATGAAGAATGTGATTTAAACTATATACCAAACAAGGGCATTTTTGAAGAGATTAATATTGCTGTATCAAATTCACTTGGTTTTGGTGGACACAATGCGTCTATAGTTATTAGAGTATTTAAGGATTAG